In Silene latifolia isolate original U9 population chromosome 3, ASM4854445v1, whole genome shotgun sequence, a single window of DNA contains:
- the LOC141647794 gene encoding rho GTPase-activating protein 2-like, with product MTGIIMVTRGGGCGGGSATKSPSTTTTSKGCDEQHNQQQQLSLVALLVAAIRKSMVYCRVDRTEDVISAVHHLDMDIGWPTNVKHITHVTFDRFQGFLGLPVEFQVEIPKKVPSASASVFGVSAESMQCSYDARGNSVPIILLLLQERLYSQSGLKAEGIFRINPENGQEERIRDQLNRGIVPNDMDVHCLAGLIKTWFRELPSGVLDGLSPEQVLQCNSEEDYYVLVKQLKPTEAALLNWAIDLMADVVEEEDFNKMNARNIAMVFAPNMTQMSDPLTALMHAVQVMNLLKTLITKTLRERDESPMGDYSPMSSRSSGRESDEEYDSQQEMETSCDSRGPASDCDELVDEDENVVEGGSLSVIEECFLRQLDDINMSTGNNEDAKISYSDSKTWSCLSSGTSNGMESKQHYVGEGQFFDSFSFSKRHDNEREMATSSLPLLMSN from the exons ATGACGGGCataataatggtgacaagagGCGGAGGTTGTGGTGGTGGAAGCGCAACAAAAagtccatcaacaacaacaacatcaaaggGATGTGATGAACAACATAATCAGCAGCAGCAACTTTCATTAGTTGCATTACTTGTTGCTGCTATTAGAAAATCAATGGTTTATTGCCGTGTCGATCGTACTGAAGATGTTATTTCTGCTGTTCATCATTTAGATATGGATATTGGTTGGCCTACTAATGTCAAACATATTACCCATGTCACTTTTGATCGTTTTCAGGGTTTCCTTGGTCTTCCTGTTGAATTTCAAGTTGAAATCCCTAAAAAAGTCCCTAGCGCTAG TGCTAGTGTCTTTGGTGTTTCAGCAGAATCAATGCAATGTTCTTACGATGCTAGGGGAAATAGTGTTCCCATCATACTCTTACTGCTCCAAGAGAGACTGTACTCCCAAAGTGGTCTTAAG GCAGAAGGAATATTTCGTATAAACCCCGAAAATGGCCAAGAAGAACGGATAAGGGACCAACTCAATAGGGGTATTGTGCCCAATGACATGGATGTTCATTGCTTAGCTGGGCTTATTAAGACGTGGTTCCGAGAGCTTCCTTCTGGAGTACTTGATGGACTTTCACCAGAACAAGTTCTTCAATGTAACAGTGAAGAGGACTATTATGTGCTTGTGAAGCAGCTCAAACCAACTGAAGCTGCACTACTCAATTGGGCAATCGATCTTATGGCTGACGTGGTTGAGGAAGAGGATTTCAACAAGATGAATGCAAGAAACATTGCAATGGTGTTTGCTCCTAACATGACTCAG ATGTCTGATCCATTGACAGCTCTGATGCACGCTGTTCAAGTCATGAATTTGCTGAAAACCCTCATCACAAAAACactaagagagcgtgatgaatcTCCCATGGGGGACTATTCTCCAATGTCATCTCGTTCTTCGGGTCGAGAGAGTGACGAAGAATATGACAGCCAACAAGAAATGGAAACCAGTTGTGACTCAAGGGGACCCGCTTCTGATTGTGATGAATTAGTTGATGAAGATGAAAATGTAGTTGAAGGTGGTTCTCTGAGTGTCATAGAGGAATGTTTCTTGAGGCAGTTAGACGACATCAATATGAGTACCGGAAACAATGAGGATGCCAAAATTTCATATTCTGATAGTAAAACTTGGAGTTGCTTATCAAGTGGGACTAGTAATGGCATGGAAAGCAAGCAACATTATGTTGGTGAAGGTCAGTTCTTTGACTCATTCAGCTTCTCGAAAAGACACGACAACGAAAGAGAGATGGCAACATCTTCCTTGCCGTTGCTTATGTCCAACTGA
- the LOC141649385 gene encoding uncharacterized protein LOC141649385, producing the protein MNGSNFGYFKGKRGLRQGDPVSPLIFTICMDYLSRLIAYATARWPFHYHPQCKGIRLTHLMFADDLLMFCKGDAPSILLLVKAFTSFSNASGLQMNNAKSEIFFNGVSMDLQTDILSVTGFHEGKMPFRYLGVPIQPGKVSKKDCSSLVEKIVTRIRSIGAKKLSYAGRVVLINSVLNTLYNYWAAMFVIPKAAIKRVEAICRNFLWDSSTEFHRVPLVGWDRVTMAKDAGGLGIKKASTWNIAAVGKLVNWIYVKADRLWIKWIDSVYLKGTSWHDFKPTNDSTWTWKTICKVKDLIKQGFTDNQWAPHQKGYTISQGYEWLMGSVPKQQWTKLVWNEWNVPKHSFNSWLIMQGGLNTKAKLFSHGCCEDDLCILCAEKPETSEHLFDECKFSCQVQKHVEEWIDRPFPTDSELLSVPSSSMKWKALTLVLSCYKYTVWHQRNQARTQFSIVRPILIAERMKMVVQQQIRKFSDRRGAQHLNERNGINLC; encoded by the coding sequence ATGAATGGAAGCAATTTTGGGTATTTCAAAGGAAAGAGGGGACTAAGGCAGGGTGATCCAGTCTCACCCCTAATTTTTACTATCTGTATGGACTACTTGTCAAGACTCATTGCCTATGCCACAGCTAGATGGCCGTTTCACTATCACCCCCAGTGCAAAGGAATTAGGTTAACCCAtcttatgtttgcagatgatctccTTATGTTCTGCAAGGGAGATGCTCCTTCCATTCTCCTCCTTGTTAAAGCTTTCACTTCCTTCTCTAATGCTTCAGGGTTACAGATGAACAATGCAAAGTCAGAAATTTTTTTTAATGGAGTCAGTATGGACTTGCAGACTGATATTCTGTCAGTAACAGGATTCCATGAAGGGAAAATGCCTTTTAGATACTTAGGTGTGCCAATCCAACCAGGGAAAGTTTCAAAAAAAGATTGCAGTAGCCTGGTGGAGAAAATTGTGACAAGAATCAGAAGCATTGGTGCAAAAAAGCTCTCATATGCAGGTAGggttgttctcatcaactcagTTCTTAATACATTATACAACTATTGGGCAGCAATGTTTGTCATACCAAAGGCTGCTATTAAGAGAGTAGAGGCAATATGTAGAAACTTCCTATGGGATAGCTCAACTGAATTTCATCGAGTACCTTTAGTAGGATGGGACAGAGTTACCATGGCAAAAGATGCAGGAGGGCTAGGAATTAAAAAAGCAAGCACCTGGAACATAGCTGCAGTGGGGAAACTAGTGAACTGGATTTATGTGAAGGCAGACAGGCTTTGGATTAAGTGGATTGACAGTGTGTATCTCAAGGGGACAAGCTGGCATGACTTCAAACCTACAAATGACTCTACCTGGACCTGGAAGACTATATGTAAGGTGAAGGATCTAATTAAGCAAGGTTTCACTGATAATCAATGGGCTCCTCATCAAAAAGGTTATACAATTAGCCAAGGATATGAATGGCTTATGGGATCAGTCCCAAAACAACAATGGACAAAATTAGTTTGGAATGAATGGAATGTACCCAAGCATTCATTCAATTCTTGGCTAATAATGCAGGGGGGACTGAATACCAAAGCAAAACTGTTTTCCCATGGATGCTGTGAAGATGATCTGTGTATCCTTTGTGCAGAAAAACCTGAAACTAGTGAACACCTGTTTGATGAGTGCAAATTCAGCTGTCAAGTTCAGAAACATGTTGAAGAGTGGATTGATCGTCCCTTTCCTACTGACAGTGAGCTGCTGAGTGTACCTAGTAGCAGCATGAAATGGAAGGCGCTTACTCTGGTATTGTCATGCTACAAGTACACAGTGTGGCACCAACGCAACCAGGCTCGAACTCAGTTCAGCATAGTCAGACCTATACTAATAGCTGAACGAATGAAGATGGTAGTGCAACAACAAATCCGCAAATTTTCTGATCGTAGAGGAGCACAACATTTGAATGAAAGGAATGGGATTAATTTATGTTAA